A part of Candidatus Babeliaceae bacterium genomic DNA contains:
- a CDS encoding M48 family metalloprotease has product MKKILLISLIAINNIHTTTSGAFYILGFNTYTIFKCIHFFKNEKKFENADKKQELHLKLLDTSPSYASTINNLIKMYAPDNKNIKIYGTKKDSPLRKEEYFQYLNCSTTNNYILAYPKLQTALKNSGHQQHLLAQAIIGHEIGHVVCGDNRKLALGLITGTTFLFTHMLIKSFIPKMQNHNLILAMLIKHEIDRLIFTAYQRADERKADAHLIRCTQNPAILHAVKDFCREQAQQEIPHAFMLKTHPTFTERAETFAKAARELEEKLKN; this is encoded by the coding sequence ATGAAAAAAATACTACTCATATCACTTATTGCCATCAATAACATACACACAACTACGAGTGGCGCTTTTTATATACTTGGTTTTAACACGTACACCATTTTTAAGTGCATACATTTCTTTAAAAATGAAAAAAAATTTGAAAATGCTGATAAAAAGCAAGAATTGCATTTAAAATTGCTTGATACATCCCCATCTTATGCTTCTACCATTAACAATCTCATAAAAATGTATGCACCGGATAATAAAAATATAAAAATATATGGCACCAAGAAAGACTCTCCATTACGCAAAGAAGAATATTTCCAATATCTTAATTGCAGCACAACGAATAACTACATATTAGCCTATCCAAAACTCCAAACCGCATTAAAAAACTCTGGGCATCAGCAGCATTTGTTAGCACAAGCCATTATTGGGCACGAAATAGGACATGTTGTATGTGGAGACAATAGAAAATTGGCACTTGGCCTTATTACAGGAACAACTTTTTTATTCACGCATATGCTCATCAAATCCTTTATTCCTAAAATGCAAAACCATAATCTCATTTTAGCGATGCTCATTAAACATGAAATCGATCGTTTAATTTTTACCGCGTATCAACGAGCAGATGAACGTAAAGCTGATGCACACCTTATACGATGTACACAAAATCCGGCAATTTTACATGCAGTAAAAGATTTTTGCCGCGAACAGGCTCAACAGGAAATCCCCCATGCTTTTATGCTTAAAACTCATCCAACATTTACTGAACGCGCAGAAACATTTGCCAAAGCAGCGCGGGAGTTGGAAGAAAAGTTAAAAAATTAG
- a CDS encoding M48 family metalloprotease codes for MVKKILLILLLFGQGVNTLRAIQINSALKKVTKKSFYVLGFNEYAIITYAVGRIIAKIKEAIETNPDQFKLLNKDSKYVSVIDELLETYAQGNKEIRIYSPTARSSFSQDDKLKNSDNAEAGPNGRIFVDPLIKKALKNQTHELHLAAKAIIGHEIGHVIHKHGEKQELLLGAIAGTTFYITHKFLNLPITKMKQYNFLKIIPALIVKNLTDRLIFLTYNRKIEREADTHAINYTKDPSILYAQAHWFSQRAEKHKNISTFDKLLSTHPTDQERAETFAQAARKLEEKLKN; via the coding sequence ATGGTAAAAAAAATATTATTAATATTGTTACTTTTTGGACAGGGCGTCAACACGCTCCGTGCTATACAAATTAATTCTGCATTAAAAAAGGTTACCAAAAAATCTTTCTATGTGCTTGGTTTTAATGAATACGCAATTATAACATACGCAGTGGGGAGAATCATAGCGAAAATTAAAGAGGCAATAGAGACAAACCCTGACCAATTCAAACTTCTTAATAAAGATTCAAAATATGTGTCCGTTATTGATGAACTTTTAGAAACTTATGCTCAAGGCAATAAAGAAATCAGAATATATAGTCCAACAGCACGATCATCATTCAGCCAAGATGATAAACTCAAAAATTCAGATAATGCTGAAGCCGGTCCTAATGGTCGCATATTTGTTGATCCCTTAATTAAAAAGGCATTAAAAAATCAAACCCATGAGTTACATTTAGCCGCAAAAGCCATAATAGGTCATGAAATAGGGCATGTTATACACAAACATGGCGAGAAACAAGAACTACTACTTGGTGCAATTGCGGGAACAACTTTTTACATAACGCACAAATTTCTCAACCTGCCTATTACAAAAATGAAACAGTATAATTTTTTAAAAATAATCCCAGCGCTTATAGTAAAAAATTTAACAGACAGATTAATTTTTTTAACATATAACAGAAAAATTGAACGCGAAGCTGATACTCATGCCATTAATTACACTAAGGATCCATCAATTTTATATGCACAGGCCCATTGGTTTTCCCAGCGTGCTGAAAAACATAAAAATATTTCAACATTCGACAAATTACTAAGTACACACCCAACTGATCAAGAACGCGCAGAGACATTTGCTCAAGCAGCGCGGAAGTTAGAAGAAAAGTTAAAAAATTAG
- a CDS encoding M48 family metalloprotease encodes MIKKIALTLLLFGNSINTLHAIQAASLLKKCIKNALYGLSFNAFAILVYTEIKMQEKTLEKLGDNDPASKLLNKDAKYEPVINELLATYAKDNKMIKIYGPTAASQFNQDEELKDQLQAYAFNNDRIFVYPLIKKALKNPDHELHVLAKACIGHETGHIIHKDADKKKLAIGVIAGTTFCIAHKLVNLPIIKMKRYNFLKIIPALIIKNQADVLAFLAYKRKNERDADDHLIKYAKDPAVLHAFAHWCSQGADKYDKTLSMRDKLFNSHPSFTERAETFAKAARDLEEKLKK; translated from the coding sequence ATGATAAAAAAAATAGCATTAACTTTATTACTTTTTGGAAACAGCATTAATACGCTCCATGCCATACAAGCAGCGTCTTTATTAAAAAAATGCATCAAAAATGCTCTCTATGGTCTGAGCTTTAATGCATTTGCCATCCTTGTATATACAGAGATCAAAATGCAAGAGAAAACTTTAGAAAAACTTGGTGATAATGATCCAGCATCAAAACTTCTTAATAAAGATGCGAAATATGAGCCAGTTATAAATGAACTCTTAGCAACCTATGCAAAAGATAACAAAATGATCAAAATATATGGCCCAACAGCAGCTTCACAATTCAATCAAGATGAAGAACTCAAGGATCAACTGCAAGCTTATGCTTTTAATAATGATCGCATATTTGTTTATCCCTTAATTAAAAAAGCATTAAAAAATCCGGACCATGAATTGCATGTATTAGCGAAAGCTTGTATTGGCCATGAAACAGGACATATTATTCATAAAGATGCTGACAAAAAAAAATTAGCGATTGGTGTAATTGCGGGAACAACTTTTTGCATAGCGCATAAACTTGTTAATCTGCCCATTATAAAAATGAAACGATATAATTTTTTAAAAATAATCCCAGCTCTCATAATAAAAAATCAAGCCGACGTATTAGCTTTTTTAGCATATAAGAGAAAAAATGAACGAGATGCCGATGATCACCTCATTAAATATGCAAAAGATCCGGCAGTTTTACATGCATTTGCTCATTGGTGTTCTCAGGGTGCGGACAAATATGACAAAACACTTTCAATGCGAGACAAACTATTCAACTCACATCCAAGTTTTACCGAACGCGCAGAAACATTTGCCAAAGCGGCCCGTGATTTGGAAGAAAAGTTAAAAAAATAG
- a CDS encoding HAD-IA family hydrolase: MKLTNYFYILLMSAPLALFSKPTTLVFDLGYTLVKPNKQALSSEIGVIDYGGYSIFDGKDSDDMKSCVFDILSLIEGMQSCPECDIVRADDARPFPLALVNWQCGFIKPKIIHEEALEYVEELNDLGYFVSPREYRLVINALRIMLDPETLANSMKPIRKALKLVKECAEQTDENGEPLYELYILSNWDPTSFEIFTRSEKMQELLSYFKPENIVISGRINKIKPHKDIYQYLLSTYKIKPQECIFIDDQEENILGAQSCGITAIQLQDKNYKKLREELEELRGN, from the coding sequence ATGAAGCTCACAAACTATTTTTATATATTATTAATGAGTGCACCGCTCGCACTTTTTAGCAAACCAACGACACTCGTTTTTGATTTGGGTTACACATTGGTAAAACCTAACAAACAAGCGTTATCATCAGAAATTGGCGTAATCGACTATGGCGGTTATTCAATTTTTGACGGAAAAGATTCTGACGACATGAAGTCATGCGTTTTCGACATACTATCGCTCATTGAAGGCATGCAATCATGCCCTGAGTGTGACATTGTACGTGCAGATGACGCACGACCATTCCCGCTGGCACTCGTAAACTGGCAATGCGGATTCATTAAACCAAAAATTATCCATGAAGAAGCATTAGAATACGTAGAAGAACTTAATGACCTTGGTTACTTTGTCAGCCCACGCGAATATCGTTTGGTGATAAACGCATTACGCATCATGCTTGATCCAGAAACACTGGCAAACAGTATGAAACCGATACGCAAAGCGCTCAAATTAGTAAAAGAATGCGCGGAACAAACAGATGAAAACGGCGAACCATTATATGAATTGTATATTCTTTCTAATTGGGATCCAACATCATTTGAAATTTTTACGCGATCAGAAAAAATGCAAGAACTATTAAGTTATTTTAAGCCAGAAAATATTGTTATTTCTGGACGCATTAATAAAATAAAGCCGCATAAAGATATATATCAGTATTTGCTATCTACCTATAAAATAAAACCACAAGAATGTATCTTTATTGATGATCAAGAAGAAAACATTCTCGGCGCGCAAAGCTGCGGCATCACCGCGATACAATTACAAGACAAGAACTACAAAAAGCTGCGCGAAGAATTGGAAGAACTCAGAGGCAATTAA
- a CDS encoding HAD-IA family hydrolase produces the protein MILSKTRRNRLFLAIFCLIAPLLQAQPHVLWFDFGDTLARPNNFSMARNIGIKKFIGHMFIDLQNPMHIEKKTFDYLFLLQTRSIAPHTIEARTTKGRAMPPIMRDWLAGIITGEDVYKKAVSYSKLIPHYFTSNREKKLILKTIRTMFDPQLLAEVFYPVDEALELLSELSAQKDADGKPLYTLMICSNMDQLTFDCLRKTPALQNLFSYFAPENMIISGNYRNLKPEKSFFETVLKQYAIDPHDCVFIDDRKENVDSARACSIKGIHLRNKDYKAVKRQLQILKVLP, from the coding sequence ATGATTTTATCAAAAACACGTAGAAATAGGCTATTTTTAGCTATTTTTTGCCTAATAGCGCCCTTATTACAAGCTCAGCCACATGTTCTATGGTTTGACTTTGGTGATACCCTAGCAAGGCCTAATAATTTTTCTATGGCGCGTAATATCGGTATAAAAAAATTTATAGGACATATGTTCATAGACCTACAAAATCCCATGCATATAGAGAAAAAAACCTTCGATTATCTCTTTCTTCTTCAAACACGCAGCATTGCACCGCATACTATAGAAGCACGAACAACAAAGGGCCGGGCTATGCCACCCATCATGCGTGATTGGCTCGCAGGTATTATTACCGGTGAAGATGTGTACAAAAAAGCAGTCAGTTATAGCAAACTGATTCCACACTACTTTACCAGCAACCGAGAAAAAAAACTTATATTAAAAACCATTCGCACCATGTTTGATCCTCAGTTATTGGCAGAGGTATTTTACCCTGTTGATGAAGCGCTGGAACTTTTATCAGAATTAAGCGCTCAAAAGGATGCTGATGGCAAACCGCTGTATACATTAATGATCTGTTCTAATATGGACCAGCTCACCTTTGACTGCCTGCGTAAAACACCGGCATTACAAAATTTATTCAGCTATTTTGCACCAGAAAATATGATCATTTCTGGTAATTATCGCAATCTTAAGCCAGAAAAAAGTTTCTTTGAAACAGTGCTTAAGCAATACGCTATAGACCCGCATGATTGTGTTTTTATAGATGATAGAAAAGAAAATGTCGACTCAGCTCGAGCATGTTCTATCAAAGGGATACATCTGAGAAACAAAGATTATAAAGCTGTTAAAAGACAGCTGCAAATTCTCAAAGTATTACCGTAA
- a CDS encoding iron-sulfur cluster assembly scaffold protein translates to MKNTLYHEILMDHYKHPRHYGTLDNPTFTVVHSNQSCGDSITFEGIIRNNILEKVAFVGKGCVISQASASLLAESVCGLAVDCVQKLHVDHVMTLLGNSPLGPVRMKCALLALEALHKGVSLHAQ, encoded by the coding sequence ATGAAAAATACGTTATATCATGAAATTTTGATGGATCATTATAAGCATCCGCGCCATTACGGCACGCTGGATAACCCGACTTTTACGGTTGTGCATAGTAATCAGTCGTGCGGAGATAGTATAACGTTTGAAGGTATTATACGTAATAATATTCTTGAAAAGGTCGCTTTTGTGGGTAAAGGATGCGTTATTAGCCAAGCGAGTGCGTCATTGCTGGCGGAATCTGTATGCGGATTGGCAGTCGATTGCGTACAAAAACTTCATGTAGATCATGTTATGACATTATTAGGCAATTCACCATTGGGTCCGGTGCGCATGAAATGTGCTTTGTTAGCGCTTGAAGCGCTGCATAAAGGTGTGAGTCTCCATGCTCAATAG
- a CDS encoding DNA double-strand break repair nuclease NurA → MLNRDKLFKDLSQVTSSFVKDFAQGQELALALWSAMLGDPDYKQKIEQMRSSYQIPSWSGTLDTAISVPKECGDYTILSVDGSQIYPDRHQGFECSLINIGTVLIRYGSTSSVSLDSVPSVLFKDSLFESDMSPEAINCYRSEEELTVALAASEKVRHENPLLLFDGSLIMWHLEGKEKKSKHYFLSRSLELMNKLYDMKILHAGYISLPKSKELVNIIRRAGEMGMYMSLNAHLSSLDTIVDTGITHFFLAPHARTIVFKNQSALVDAYPQHIRPHFFYLNNGYEIVRIEIPAWIAEDNNLVDRIAILSLDQAIKGNGYPVCLSEAHEQAVVKNADRDFFYDLMYRLSYQYGYAYPMSQKSLKKKMNDI, encoded by the coding sequence ATGCTCAATAGAGATAAACTGTTTAAAGATTTATCTCAGGTTACCAGCTCATTTGTAAAAGACTTCGCGCAGGGGCAGGAGCTGGCGCTGGCGTTGTGGTCGGCCATGCTGGGAGATCCTGACTATAAACAAAAAATTGAACAGATGCGTTCTAGTTATCAAATTCCATCATGGAGTGGGACATTAGACACGGCGATTTCCGTACCGAAAGAATGCGGTGATTATACCATTTTGTCTGTTGATGGATCTCAAATTTATCCTGATCGACATCAAGGATTTGAGTGCTCTTTGATTAACATCGGCACGGTGCTGATTCGTTATGGATCTACGAGTTCTGTATCCCTTGATTCTGTACCATCAGTGTTATTTAAAGATAGTTTATTTGAAAGTGACATGTCTCCGGAAGCTATTAATTGCTATCGTAGCGAAGAAGAGCTTACAGTTGCGCTCGCTGCAAGTGAAAAAGTACGTCACGAAAATCCACTTCTTCTGTTTGATGGATCACTGATTATGTGGCATTTGGAAGGCAAAGAAAAAAAATCAAAGCATTATTTTTTATCACGTTCGCTTGAGTTGATGAATAAGTTATATGATATGAAAATACTGCATGCCGGTTATATTAGCTTGCCGAAGAGTAAAGAGTTAGTAAATATTATTCGTCGAGCAGGTGAAATGGGCATGTATATGTCGCTTAATGCTCATCTATCATCACTTGATACCATAGTTGATACGGGAATCACCCATTTTTTTTTAGCTCCACATGCAAGAACCATTGTTTTCAAAAATCAATCGGCACTTGTTGATGCATATCCACAACACATAAGACCTCATTTTTTTTATCTCAATAATGGCTATGAAATAGTACGTATAGAAATTCCTGCATGGATTGCTGAAGATAATAATTTAGTTGATCGAATTGCCATTTTATCACTTGATCAGGCAATAAAGGGCAACGGGTATCCCGTATGCTTGTCAGAGGCGCATGAACAGGCTGTTGTCAAAAACGCTGATCGTGATTTTTTTTATGATCTCATGTATCGATTATCATATCAATATGGTTATGCATATCCTATGTCACAAAAATCACTTAAAAAGAAGATGAACGATATTTAA
- the dnaJ gene encoding molecular chaperone DnaJ — protein MAKKETKRDFYTILGVTKTASQDDIKAAYRKLALKYHPDRNPGNKEAEEQFKEAAEAYEVLSDAQKRQQYDQFGHAGQNMGGFGSGSGSADDIFENFGDIFSDLFGTGQQRRRGKKAGPTPKRGHDIGQETAITLEESFLGAKKEITYYHFVECATCHGKGVPVGVTPDTCSTCQGTGQLHYRHGIFAYNQTCTTCSGQGFTISQPCKTCKGQCRIQQYDTFTINIPKGIYDGADLRVTEKGDAGIFGGEAGDLFIKIRVMPHKHFKRTDDDLEGTITLTYPQLVFGAHMEIESLDGSKESIKIPQGCPVGEKIIIPGKGFNKIRGKSRGNLVITTVCDIPKKLSADAEKSLRDYSDHIGTKTDNRQGTISGFFKKFLG, from the coding sequence ATGGCAAAAAAAGAAACAAAACGAGATTTTTATACAATTCTCGGCGTTACCAAAACAGCTTCACAGGACGATATCAAGGCCGCTTACAGAAAGTTGGCACTAAAATATCATCCTGATAGAAATCCGGGCAACAAAGAAGCAGAAGAACAATTCAAGGAAGCTGCAGAAGCTTACGAAGTATTATCAGATGCTCAAAAAAGACAGCAGTACGATCAATTCGGTCATGCCGGTCAAAATATGGGCGGGTTTGGTAGTGGGTCGGGCAGCGCGGACGATATTTTTGAAAATTTTGGCGACATATTTAGTGACTTATTTGGCACAGGACAACAGCGCCGACGCGGCAAAAAGGCTGGACCAACACCAAAGCGTGGTCATGATATTGGCCAAGAAACCGCTATCACTCTTGAAGAATCATTTCTCGGCGCAAAAAAAGAAATTACTTATTACCATTTTGTCGAATGCGCTACCTGTCACGGCAAAGGGGTGCCTGTCGGTGTCACTCCAGACACGTGTTCAACCTGCCAGGGAACAGGACAGCTTCATTATCGACATGGTATTTTTGCCTATAATCAGACCTGTACAACGTGCTCGGGGCAAGGATTTACTATTTCCCAGCCATGCAAGACCTGTAAAGGGCAATGCCGAATTCAGCAATATGATACGTTTACCATCAACATCCCAAAGGGAATCTATGATGGCGCTGATTTACGCGTAACCGAAAAAGGCGATGCTGGTATATTTGGTGGAGAAGCTGGCGACCTATTTATCAAAATACGCGTTATGCCTCATAAGCATTTTAAACGCACTGATGACGATCTCGAAGGCACTATAACCTTAACGTATCCTCAGTTAGTTTTTGGCGCTCACATGGAAATAGAGTCACTTGATGGCAGCAAAGAATCTATTAAAATTCCACAGGGTTGTCCTGTTGGAGAAAAAATAATTATTCCTGGTAAGGGTTTTAATAAAATTCGCGGCAAAAGCCGAGGCAATCTTGTTATTACCACCGTATGTGATATTCCAAAAAAATTATCAGCTGATGCAGAAAAATCCCTACGAGACTATTCTGATCATATTGGTACAAAAACCGATAATCGCCAAGGAACCATCTCAGGATTTTTTAAAAAATTTTTGGGATAA
- a CDS encoding NAD-dependent epimerase/dehydratase family protein has translation MNLFISSVFILCNYVTMQAIMTSNFPPYKKKLAEFYNNRQVLVTGGAGFIGSHIVEKLVELNAHVTVIDNLTTGNLDNLSHVLSSIIFIQDDITNFDACKKATQNKTLIFHCAAQVSVPESLEKPYLCYLINVHGTYNLLEAARINNVDRFIFSSSSAVYGTQEIPCTENMPCAPTSPYGTSKLIGELSCQLYSKQYNLKTLCLRYFNVFGSRQRDNGAYTGIIKTMRTSMNAHRSITIYGDGLQTRDFVSVEDVSNANIWFATLPPALLDGTVVNIASGTTKNIIELYNELKTEYPLYAQEPIFQPARAGDIKNSSADCTKFKTLYNIALN, from the coding sequence ATGAACCTTTTTATAAGCAGTGTCTTTATTTTGTGCAATTACGTTACTATGCAGGCAATTATGACAAGTAATTTTCCCCCATACAAAAAAAAACTTGCCGAATTTTATAATAACCGACAAGTATTAGTTACCGGCGGCGCGGGCTTTATCGGTTCACATATCGTAGAAAAACTTGTTGAACTCAATGCCCACGTTACTGTTATAGATAATTTAACAACAGGGAATCTAGACAACCTCTCTCATGTACTTTCTTCTATCATATTTATTCAAGACGATATTACCAATTTTGATGCATGCAAAAAAGCAACACAAAATAAAACGCTCATATTTCATTGCGCAGCACAAGTATCCGTTCCCGAATCACTAGAAAAACCATACCTCTGTTATCTGATTAACGTTCACGGCACCTATAATCTTCTAGAAGCAGCGCGCATAAACAATGTTGATCGTTTTATTTTTTCATCATCATCTGCCGTATACGGCACTCAAGAAATTCCCTGTACAGAAAACATGCCGTGTGCACCCACATCACCCTATGGCACCTCGAAATTAATAGGAGAATTATCTTGTCAATTATACAGCAAACAGTACAACCTTAAAACGCTGTGCCTGCGCTATTTTAATGTTTTCGGCTCACGACAACGTGATAATGGTGCGTATACGGGTATCATAAAAACAATGCGAACGTCTATGAACGCACACAGGTCAATAACCATTTATGGCGATGGTCTACAAACCAGAGACTTTGTTAGCGTTGAAGACGTCAGCAATGCCAACATATGGTTTGCAACGCTGCCACCAGCATTACTTGACGGAACAGTAGTCAATATAGCTTCAGGGACCACAAAAAATATAATTGAGCTCTATAATGAACTCAAAACAGAATATCCCCTGTATGCGCAAGAGCCAATTTTCCAACCCGCACGCGCCGGAGACATCAAAAATTCATCAGCAGATTGCACAAAGTTTAAGACTCTTTATAATATTGCACTTAATTAA
- a CDS encoding FAD-dependent oxidoreductase, which translates to MADIVILGAGLTGLSIAYHLEQKGYYDFKIFEKESSVGGLCRSISQDGFTFDYTGHLLHINDLYVKNFVQELVGFEHFNTIERRSFIYSHNTYTPYPFQINLHGLPHHVIVECIEKYINRPRTNYHPKTFYSWVLKSFGEGLGKHFFFPYQKKIFDYDVQKLTASWTGRFVPSTSLQEMLYGALAIHKNKNIGYNSEFLYPIKGGIFSWVHALHQTLTTPVQTDHTIVKIDIKNKIIVCANGHTEPYKQIISTIPLDIFIQKLQEPSSSHISRAQRHLLCTKVININMGISIPELSDKHWVYYPESEYPFYRIGFSHNFSPYMAPKDCSSLYGEISYINADSHKIAQLTIQARRAIMQLFHLRPADIVTEKIIPISHAYVIYNAWRDRNISRLLQTLESYDLFTCGRYAEWKYSSMQEAILDGKKIADRLLFTPSQTDQKTILHQSHSNQPLYTES; encoded by the coding sequence ATGGCAGATATTGTGATATTAGGAGCCGGTCTAACTGGTCTTTCTATAGCCTACCACTTGGAACAAAAAGGATATTACGACTTTAAAATCTTTGAAAAAGAATCAAGCGTTGGCGGATTGTGCAGAAGTATTTCACAAGATGGTTTTACGTTCGATTACACCGGCCACCTACTGCACATAAACGATCTGTACGTAAAAAATTTTGTACAGGAGCTTGTCGGGTTTGAGCATTTTAACACTATTGAACGCCGCTCATTTATATATTCACACAACACATATACACCCTACCCCTTTCAAATTAATCTTCATGGCCTGCCGCATCATGTAATTGTTGAATGCATAGAAAAATATATTAATCGCCCTCGCACCAACTATCATCCAAAAACATTTTATTCCTGGGTGTTAAAAAGCTTCGGAGAAGGCCTGGGCAAACATTTTTTCTTCCCCTATCAAAAAAAAATCTTTGATTATGATGTACAAAAACTTACCGCATCGTGGACTGGCAGATTTGTCCCCAGTACATCACTGCAAGAAATGTTGTACGGAGCGCTCGCCATACATAAAAACAAAAACATCGGATATAATTCTGAATTTTTATATCCAATTAAGGGTGGCATTTTTTCATGGGTGCATGCATTACATCAAACACTTACAACGCCCGTGCAAACAGATCATACTATTGTAAAAATAGATATAAAAAATAAAATTATTGTATGCGCAAACGGTCATACAGAGCCCTATAAACAAATAATTTCTACCATACCACTTGATATTTTTATACAAAAATTACAAGAACCAAGCTCATCGCATATCAGCAGAGCACAACGTCATTTACTGTGCACCAAAGTTATCAATATTAACATGGGCATATCAATTCCTGAACTCTCTGATAAACACTGGGTATATTATCCAGAGTCAGAGTATCCCTTTTATAGAATAGGATTCTCGCATAATTTTTCACCGTATATGGCTCCAAAAGATTGCAGTTCATTATATGGAGAAATTTCTTATATTAATGCAGACTCACATAAAATTGCACAACTCACGATACAAGCTCGTCGCGCAATCATGCAATTATTTCATCTTCGCCCTGCTGATATTGTAACAGAAAAAATTATACCCATTAGTCATGCATATGTTATATATAACGCATGGCGTGATCGTAATATATCTCGCCTGCTACAGACATTAGAATCATATGATCTTTTTACCTGTGGAAGGTATGCCGAATGGAAATACTCAAGCATGCAAGAAGCCATTTTGGATGGGAAAAAAATTGCTGATCGATTGCTGTTTACACCATCACAAACAGATCAAAAAACAATACTGCACCAATCACACAGTAATCAACCTCTTTATACCGAATCATAA
- a CDS encoding ankyrin repeat domain-containing protein has protein sequence MYKIITAFVVVGMSIYLIYYFLFAPDLTDKLFMAIKNNNVTEAKFLIDKGADINGVRGPIAAKSILTEAIEYGSSEIVALLLSKGVRVEKNPEWSKLPLDHSADIALGFDSITRKDWETIRQNQRKIIPLLMAGHAPTKHSEITLAILTGDLNLVKKLSHESKLALERGEIRINDLIRAIIFSGNKEIINHVINNMLDDKDAVNKIDLLQLAVKSDNPEIIDYILSLPNININASE, from the coding sequence ATGTATAAAATAATTACAGCATTCGTTGTTGTTGGTATGAGTATATATCTGATCTATTATTTTCTTTTTGCTCCTGATCTTACCGATAAATTATTTATGGCCATAAAAAACAATAATGTTACAGAAGCAAAATTTTTAATTGATAAGGGTGCTGATATTAATGGTGTAAGAGGGCCGATAGCTGCAAAATCTATACTTACAGAGGCCATTGAATATGGAAGTTCCGAAATCGTTGCCTTATTATTAAGTAAGGGTGTACGTGTTGAAAAAAATCCAGAATGGTCAAAGCTGCCACTTGATCACTCAGCTGATATTGCATTGGGTTTTGATTCAATAACGCGTAAAGATTGGGAAACCATCCGTCAAAATCAAAGAAAAATCATTCCTCTTTTAATGGCAGGTCATGCTCCAACTAAGCATTCAGAAATTACTCTTGCTATATTAACTGGTGATCTTAATCTTGTTAAAAAACTATCTCATGAAAGTAAATTAGCTCTCGAACGTGGTGAAATAAGAATAAATGATCTTATTCGAGCAATTATTTTTTCTGGTAATAAAGAGATAATTAATCATGTGATCAATAATATGTTAGATGATAAAGATGCAGTAAATAAAATTGATTTATTGCAATTAGCTGTAAAAAGCGATAATCCAGAAATAATCGATTATATTCTCAGTTTGCCTAATATCAATATTAATGCTTCTGAATAG
- a CDS encoding ankyrin repeat domain-containing protein — MLLNRYGDTALHNAVSCRLGHGDINIVKKLLEMGADKNIKNKQGKKPIDIAQSFGNQEIYNLLA; from the coding sequence ATGCTTCTGAATAGGTACGGAGATACAGCATTACATAACGCTGTATCATGTCGTCTAGGACATGGTGATATCAATATAGTAAAAAAACTTCTTGAAATGGGTGCCGATAAAAATATTAAAAATAAACAAGGTAAAAAGCCAATTGATATAGCACAAAGTTTTGGCAACCAAGAAATATATAACTTATTGGCTTAA